The following are from one region of the Lacinutrix sp. Bg11-31 genome:
- a CDS encoding VCBS repeat-containing protein, which translates to MKNIKFLVVLFICSLCLSCNNDSERNLYPEELIGGFELLSSEKTGIDFNNRIQESEKVNHLYYNQIYSGAGVAIGDINNDGLPDIFFCGNQVNDRLYLNKGDFIFEDITKKSKVAINPGWSWGVTMADVNNDGYLDIYVSRNGESMNPEDRKNLLYINNQDLTFTESAMTYGIADVGFSSQAVFFDMDNDGDLDMYQVNQLPDSRLFKRYINIPKERYKFYRDKLYINDGGRYRDISRQAGLNNNYTYGLSVSASDFNNDGFTDLFVSNDYDEPDYLYYNNGDGTFKNVINEKLKHISNFSMGTDTGDINNDGFMDLMTLDMASADHYRSKTNMGSMSTTKFNKMVADGKHYQFMANTLQVNTGEGSFYDIASMTGMAQTDWSWAGLLVDLDNDGLKDVIISNGVKKDVRNNDFLTGLNKQLETDSKDFYSMSKLAPSVPLSNYVFKNKGGLQFKKTTKEWGLETPSFSSGMAYGDLDNDGDLDVVMNNMEASAFVYKNKATGNFLKIDFKGSEKNKFGYGAKAIIHYNDKIQTGDNTPTRGYLSSVEPKLFFGLGKDVEVSKVEVIWPDGKVNVYKNVLANTTITAKYDNAKEVTKAPKIDKKLFKAINPSNIGMSFKHEENDFNEYEKEVLLPHNISQNGPFSTVADVNNDGLDDLFVGGAVGQAGVLYLQNKDGSFKTNGAQPWSKDKESEDLGALFVDVDGDSDQDLYVTSGGSEFVSGNPLLKDRLYINNGTGVFTKSTDGLPNIYESTQCVKASDIDGDGDFDLFVGVRLIANKYPFPASSYILINTNGKFKKANSTIAPDMENIGMVTDAVFTDINNDGDNDLLIVGEWMEIIALENENGTFVNNSKQYGLENTRGIWWSITASDLDNDGDDDYIIGNLGKNIKFKATKEHPFKIYANDFDKNGTNDVVLAKFYKDDYVPMRGRECTSQQMPYIAEKFKDYHSFASSTLLDVLPDEEVKNGVVYEINNFESIVLINNNGKLERQYLPIAAQVSPVKGALVDDFNADGFKDILIIGNHYGVEVETIRYDAGYGSLLLGDGNNNFKALPPTNSGFHIPLDSRSIKAIQIKEEKAIVVTNNNDGLSIYKYNVIK; encoded by the coding sequence ATGAAGAATATTAAATTTCTAGTAGTACTGTTTATTTGTAGTTTATGTCTTTCATGTAATAATGATTCAGAACGTAATCTATATCCCGAAGAATTAATTGGTGGTTTTGAATTACTATCGTCTGAAAAAACAGGCATAGATTTTAATAATCGTATACAAGAATCCGAAAAAGTAAACCACCTATATTACAATCAAATATACAGTGGAGCAGGAGTTGCAATTGGAGATATTAATAATGATGGATTACCTGACATTTTCTTCTGTGGTAATCAGGTTAATGATAGATTGTATTTAAACAAAGGCGATTTTATATTTGAAGATATTACAAAAAAATCTAAAGTTGCTATAAATCCGGGATGGTCTTGGGGAGTAACTATGGCAGATGTTAATAATGATGGCTATTTAGACATTTACGTGAGTAGAAATGGCGAGTCTATGAATCCTGAAGACCGAAAAAATCTATTATATATTAATAATCAAGATCTCACGTTTACAGAATCAGCAATGACTTATGGTATCGCAGATGTTGGTTTTTCTTCACAAGCTGTGTTTTTCGATATGGATAATGATGGAGATTTAGACATGTATCAAGTCAATCAACTTCCAGATTCTAGATTGTTTAAACGCTACATTAATATTCCTAAAGAACGTTATAAATTCTATAGAGATAAATTATATATTAATGATGGTGGTCGTTATAGAGACATATCTAGACAAGCTGGCCTTAATAATAATTACACCTACGGATTAAGTGTTAGTGCTAGCGATTTTAATAATGATGGCTTTACAGATTTGTTTGTATCTAATGATTATGATGAGCCAGACTATTTATATTACAATAATGGCGACGGTACTTTTAAGAATGTAATTAATGAGAAGTTAAAACACATTTCTAACTTTAGTATGGGTACAGATACTGGCGATATTAATAATGATGGTTTTATGGACTTAATGACATTAGATATGGCTTCAGCAGATCATTACAGATCAAAAACCAATATGGGATCTATGAGTACTACAAAGTTTAATAAAATGGTAGCAGATGGTAAGCACTATCAATTTATGGCAAATACCTTGCAAGTTAATACTGGAGAAGGTAGTTTCTATGACATTGCTAGTATGACAGGAATGGCGCAAACAGATTGGAGTTGGGCAGGATTGTTAGTAGATTTGGATAATGATGGCTTGAAAGATGTAATCATATCTAACGGTGTTAAAAAAGATGTTAGAAATAATGATTTTTTAACAGGATTAAATAAGCAATTGGAAACAGATTCTAAGGATTTTTATAGCATGAGTAAGCTTGCACCTTCAGTTCCACTTTCTAATTATGTGTTTAAAAATAAAGGAGGTTTACAATTTAAAAAAACGACTAAAGAATGGGGATTAGAAACACCTAGTTTTTCTAGTGGTATGGCATATGGAGATTTAGATAATGATGGCGATTTAGATGTTGTAATGAATAATATGGAAGCTTCTGCATTTGTTTATAAAAACAAGGCAACAGGTAATTTTCTAAAGATTGATTTTAAGGGTTCTGAAAAAAATAAATTTGGATATGGAGCCAAAGCTATAATACATTATAATGACAAGATCCAAACTGGAGATAATACACCAACACGTGGTTATTTATCGTCGGTAGAGCCAAAATTATTTTTTGGTTTAGGTAAGGATGTTGAGGTTAGTAAAGTAGAGGTGATATGGCCAGATGGGAAAGTAAATGTTTATAAAAATGTTTTAGCAAATACCACTATAACTGCAAAATATGATAATGCAAAAGAGGTAACTAAAGCTCCTAAAATCGATAAAAAGCTGTTTAAAGCAATAAATCCATCCAATATTGGTATGTCATTTAAACATGAAGAAAACGACTTTAATGAATACGAGAAAGAAGTTTTATTGCCTCATAATATTTCTCAAAATGGCCCATTTTCAACTGTTGCAGATGTTAATAATGATGGTTTAGACGATTTGTTTGTTGGAGGAGCAGTTGGGCAAGCTGGTGTGCTTTATTTGCAAAATAAGGATGGGAGTTTTAAAACAAACGGTGCTCAACCATGGTCAAAGGATAAAGAATCAGAAGACTTAGGAGCACTGTTTGTAGATGTTGATGGTGATAGTGATCAAGATTTATATGTTACAAGTGGTGGTAGTGAGTTTGTAAGTGGAAACCCATTATTAAAAGATAGATTATATATTAATAATGGAACTGGAGTATTTACTAAGAGTACCGATGGTTTACCAAATATATATGAAAGTACTCAATGTGTTAAAGCATCAGATATCGATGGTGATGGGGATTTTGACCTATTCGTGGGTGTAAGACTTATTGCAAATAAATACCCATTTCCGGCTAGCAGTTATATTCTTATTAATACTAATGGTAAATTTAAAAAGGCAAATAGCACTATCGCACCAGATATGGAAAACATAGGGATGGTTACCGATGCCGTTTTTACAGATATTAATAACGATGGTGATAATGATTTATTGATAGTAGGCGAATGGATGGAAATTATAGCGCTTGAAAATGAGAATGGAACATTTGTAAATAACTCTAAACAATATGGTTTAGAAAATACAAGAGGTATTTGGTGGTCTATAACTGCTAGCGATTTAGATAATGATGGTGATGATGATTACATCATAGGAAACCTTGGTAAGAATATTAAATTCAAGGCTACTAAAGAGCATCCTTTTAAAATCTACGCTAACGATTTTGATAAGAATGGTACTAATGATGTCGTGTTAGCTAAATTCTACAAAGATGATTACGTTCCTATGAGAGGTAGAGAATGTACAAGTCAGCAAATGCCTTACATAGCAGAAAAATTTAAAGATTACCACAGTTTTGCTTCTTCAACATTATTAGATGTTCTTCCAGATGAAGAAGTTAAAAATGGAGTAGTATATGAAATCAATAATTTTGAAAGCATTGTTTTAATCAATAATAATGGTAAACTAGAACGTCAATATTTGCCTATAGCAGCACAAGTTAGCCCAGTAAAAGGAGCTTTGGTTGACGATTTCAATGCAGATGGATTTAAGGACATCCTAATAATTGGTAATCATTATGGAGTAGAAGTAGAAACCATACGTTATGATGCAGGATATGGCTCGTTATTACTAGGTGATGGTAATAACAACTTTAAAGCTTTACCACCTACTAACAGCGGTTTTCATATTCCTTTAGATAGTCGTTCTATAAAAGCTATTCAAATTAAGGAGGAGAAAGCAATAGTAGTAACTAATAATAATGATGGATTAAGTATCTATAAATATAATGTTATTAAATAG
- a CDS encoding glycosyl hydrolase family 17 protein, translating to MSFRNEDYYPYNGDKFSEQSEQSEQSEQSEQSNFNFSEHSGVDFSEYTTEDLRKNWRDSLNKGMHGICFSMYEDGQQPGDTITVEQVERRVVKLKPHTKWIRSFSCIEGNEHVPRVAKKHGIKTLVGAWLSDNKEDNEKEIEGLIQLAKEGCVDIAAVGNEVLYRNDLTLDELLGYIWRVREALPGVPIGYVDAYYEFSRHPQLVDASDVILANCYPYWEGCHIDGSLNHMQQMYRQAAHAASGKKVIITETGWPSEGGSLKGAFSSEENAMKYFVNTQAWAKQANIETFYFSSFDESWKTGDEGDVGAFWGLWDKHEKLKF from the coding sequence ATGTCATTTAGAAACGAAGACTACTATCCTTACAACGGTGACAAATTTTCAGAACAATCAGAACAATCAGAGCAATCAGAGCAATCAGAGCAATCGAATTTTAATTTCTCTGAACACTCAGGAGTAGATTTTTCAGAATACACAACAGAAGACTTAAGAAAAAACTGGAGAGACAGCTTAAATAAAGGTATGCATGGTATCTGTTTTAGTATGTATGAAGATGGTCAACAACCAGGTGATACTATAACTGTTGAACAAGTAGAAAGACGTGTTGTAAAATTAAAACCACATACCAAATGGATTCGTTCTTTTTCTTGTATCGAAGGAAATGAGCATGTACCAAGAGTAGCCAAAAAACATGGTATAAAAACACTAGTTGGTGCTTGGTTAAGTGACAATAAAGAAGACAACGAAAAAGAAATAGAAGGCTTAATACAATTAGCAAAAGAAGGCTGTGTTGATATTGCAGCAGTTGGCAATGAAGTTTTGTATAGAAACGACTTAACCTTAGACGAGTTATTAGGTTATATATGGCGTGTAAGAGAAGCATTGCCAGGTGTTCCTATAGGTTATGTAGATGCTTATTATGAGTTTTCTAGACATCCACAACTGGTAGATGCCTCAGATGTTATACTAGCTAATTGCTATCCCTATTGGGAAGGTTGCCATATTGATGGTTCTTTAAACCACATGCAGCAAATGTATAGGCAAGCAGCACATGCAGCCAGTGGAAAAAAAGTAATTATTACAGAAACAGGCTGGCCAAGTGAAGGCGGAAGTTTAAAAGGTGCTTTTTCTTCTGAAGAAAATGCTATGAAGTATTTTGTAAATACACAAGCATGGGCCAAACAAGCTAATATTGAAACATTCTATTTTTCATCTTTTGATGAATCATGGAAAACTGGAGACGAAGGAGATGTTGGTGCATTTTGGGGGCTTTGGGATAAGCACGAAAAGTTGAAATTTTAA
- a CDS encoding thioredoxin domain-containing protein, whose amino-acid sequence MLNKIGGIVLIFVFFVSCSQQNKSDINKEVTNDLINETSPYLLQHAYNPVDWKAWNSETLKLAKEEGKLIVISVGYSACHWCHVMEEESFENDSVAKIMNENFINIKVDREERPDVDQIYMSAVQLMTGSGGWPLNCIALPDGRPVFGGTYFTKEQWTKILEDMSNLYKSNPEKVIAYANKLTEGIKNTNLITVNTDKVKYNKDALAQMVDAWKNALDFENGGQKNAPKFPMPSNLNFLLRYSFQNNDIELQKFVKTSLLKMANGGIYDQIGGGFSRYSIDEKWHVPHFEKMLYDNAQLVSLYSNAYQLTKNETFKTVVKETLEFIDKELTHENGAFYSSLDADSKTTEGVLEEGAFYVWTEEELKPLLKEDYELFKSYYNINSSAKWKKDNYILNKTMTNEAFLKTVDISKEDFITKLQNWKSKLYNERSKRERPRTDDKVLTSWNALMLKGYVDAYRALDDKSYLNKAIENGQFLKKNLIKEDGSLFHNYKNEKSTIIGFSEDYAHTISAFIELYQATLDEDWLHTAKNLLDYAIKHYLNKESEMFYFTSDTQTDLITRKTEVIDKVIPSSNSVLAKSLFKLGHYYSDKKYTDRSKQMLNNIIVDAEKAPSGYSNWLGLYLNCSNPYYEVAISGKEALLKLKKINEYYLPNILIAGAVKESKLPIMESRFNENNTYLYVCVDGSCKLPVKEVRNAVDQLLK is encoded by the coding sequence ATGTTAAATAAAATAGGAGGTATAGTGCTAATATTTGTTTTTTTTGTGAGTTGTTCTCAACAAAACAAATCCGATATTAATAAAGAAGTTACAAACGACTTAATTAACGAAACCAGTCCATATTTACTTCAACATGCTTATAATCCTGTTGATTGGAAAGCTTGGAATTCTGAAACGTTAAAACTAGCTAAAGAAGAAGGAAAGCTAATTGTTATTTCTGTAGGTTACTCTGCTTGCCATTGGTGCCATGTTATGGAAGAGGAAAGTTTTGAAAACGATTCTGTAGCTAAAATAATGAACGAAAATTTTATTAATATTAAAGTTGATAGAGAAGAGCGACCAGATGTTGATCAAATTTACATGAGCGCTGTACAGCTAATGACAGGAAGCGGTGGTTGGCCTCTTAATTGTATTGCTTTACCAGATGGAAGACCAGTTTTTGGAGGTACTTATTTTACAAAAGAACAATGGACTAAAATTTTAGAAGACATGTCCAATTTATATAAAAGCAATCCAGAAAAAGTGATTGCTTACGCAAATAAATTAACAGAAGGAATTAAGAACACCAATTTAATTACTGTAAACACGGATAAAGTTAAATATAATAAAGATGCTTTAGCACAAATGGTAGATGCATGGAAAAATGCTTTGGATTTTGAAAATGGAGGGCAAAAAAATGCACCAAAGTTTCCAATGCCTAGCAATTTGAATTTTTTATTACGCTATAGTTTTCAAAATAACGACATAGAACTACAAAAATTTGTAAAAACATCGCTCTTAAAAATGGCTAATGGAGGTATTTATGATCAGATTGGAGGCGGTTTTTCAAGATATTCTATAGATGAGAAATGGCATGTACCTCATTTTGAGAAAATGCTTTACGATAATGCACAGTTAGTTAGTTTGTATTCTAATGCCTATCAATTAACAAAAAACGAAACTTTTAAAACTGTAGTTAAAGAAACGCTTGAATTTATAGATAAAGAATTGACACATGAGAATGGAGCGTTTTATTCTTCGTTAGATGCAGATAGTAAAACTACAGAAGGAGTATTAGAGGAAGGTGCTTTTTATGTCTGGACCGAAGAAGAGTTAAAACCTTTATTAAAAGAAGATTATGAGTTGTTTAAATCCTATTATAATATAAATAGTAGTGCGAAATGGAAAAAAGATAATTATATTTTAAATAAAACAATGACTAATGAAGCGTTTTTAAAAACTGTAGATATCTCTAAAGAAGACTTCATTACAAAACTACAAAACTGGAAATCGAAGTTATACAATGAGCGCAGCAAACGAGAACGACCAAGAACTGATGATAAAGTCTTAACCTCGTGGAATGCATTGATGCTTAAAGGATATGTTGATGCCTATCGCGCTTTAGATGATAAATCTTATTTAAATAAAGCGATTGAGAACGGACAGTTTTTAAAAAAAAATCTAATTAAAGAAGATGGCTCTTTATTTCATAATTATAAAAATGAAAAAAGCACTATTATTGGCTTTTCAGAAGATTATGCACATACTATATCTGCGTTTATAGAGTTGTATCAGGCTACTTTAGATGAAGACTGGCTTCACACAGCTAAAAATTTATTGGATTATGCAATCAAGCATTATTTAAATAAAGAAAGCGAGATGTTTTACTTTACTTCAGATACACAGACAGATTTAATAACAAGAAAAACGGAAGTTATAGATAAAGTAATACCGTCTTCTAATTCCGTTTTAGCCAAAAGTCTATTTAAACTCGGACATTATTATTCTGATAAAAAATACACAGATAGGTCTAAACAGATGTTAAATAATATTATTGTTGATGCTGAAAAAGCACCTTCTGGTTATTCTAATTGGTTAGGATTGTACTTAAACTGCTCTAATCCATACTACGAAGTTGCTATTTCTGGAAAAGAAGCTTTGCTTAAATTAAAAAAAATTAATGAGTATTATCTACCAAATATTTTAATTGCTGGTGCTGTTAAGGAAAGCAAATTACCAATAATGGAAAGCAGGTTTAATGAAAACAATACTTATCTCTATGTATGTGTAGATGGCAGCTGTAAACTACCTGTAAAAGAAGTAAGAAACGCAGTAGATCAGCTTTTAAAATAG
- a CDS encoding T9SS type A sorting domain-containing protein, with product MKKITLLFMMLAVSFGYAQTLPFDFQGTLHGFIGDGGPGVTNGSGNDVLEITAGVSDWDNAQVTFASPIDLSDAANNTLRFTIQSTTAAAGEVHQHGVSFQGGGGALEANFQTTGTDVLNVELNFNAGLGSREKLVIFTDVGDLGGIAATPNVAGMNTASLSGTYIIDNISLGFDPGTCSDGVLNNGETAIDCGGPNCTPCAADVTPPTAFTAVLGTVGGTSVELLLNATDDLGGDITYDVTYDGGGTAQTTGASGVEKSLIISGLTSETMYTFMVSASDAAANPAANNAISVPATTSAIIALPFNFEGTLHGFIGDGGPGVTNGAGNDVLEITAGVSDWDNAQVTFTDPIDLSNEFNNTLRFTIQSTTAAAGEVHQHGVSFQGGGGALEANFQTVGTDVLNVELNFNAGLGSREKMIIFTDVGDLGGIAATPNQAGMNTASLSGTYIIDNISLGADPETCDDGIMNQDETDIDCGGANCLPCDVTAPTAFTAAAGTIGAFSVELLLNATDDSAGTITYDISYNGGANTVQTTGDSGVETSFSVGGLMENTAYTFEVSASDAAGNSAANNAITVMATTVVDTSTPCAGFSNEALEGSWSQGINYTFVTSGTDVTVTFEVLDTDKPGLNPEIFVEPSTFLPMDQSGAPTYTYIFTGQTDGTDLMFSLRAAYAGGLVRSKIFTYTVGDDCAALANDDCASASVLNVGILVNGDTTNATDSGVAAGTCGAAGGDQDIWYSFTATAQMVTDGANFTTDADHVVVYSGDCTTPTEIACLATGENTPVLVDGTTYLVRVYNSGIAKVAGPTAITLNEGSLSTRDFNSNSIFSYYPNPINNTLTLNAQQAISNVTVFNMLGQEVIKTAPDAVSNNVDMSNLQSGAYFVQVTVGTAVETVRVIKN from the coding sequence ATGAAAAAAATTACCTTATTATTTATGATGCTAGCCGTATCTTTCGGTTATGCTCAAACTTTACCTTTTGATTTTCAAGGTACTCTTCACGGTTTTATAGGAGATGGTGGTCCTGGTGTAACAAATGGTTCAGGAAATGATGTGCTAGAAATTACAGCAGGTGTATCAGATTGGGATAATGCCCAAGTAACTTTTGCTTCACCAATAGACCTTTCGGATGCAGCAAATAATACGTTAAGATTTACAATACAATCAACAACAGCTGCAGCAGGAGAGGTACACCAACATGGTGTTAGTTTCCAAGGTGGTGGTGGTGCTCTTGAAGCGAATTTTCAAACTACAGGTACGGATGTTTTAAATGTAGAATTAAATTTCAATGCAGGTTTAGGCTCAAGAGAAAAGCTGGTAATTTTTACTGATGTTGGAGATTTGGGTGGCATAGCTGCTACTCCTAATGTAGCAGGTATGAATACTGCTAGTCTTTCAGGCACATACATTATAGATAATATTAGCTTAGGTTTTGATCCAGGAACGTGTTCAGACGGTGTATTAAATAACGGAGAAACAGCAATAGATTGTGGTGGACCTAATTGTACGCCATGTGCAGCAGACGTAACGCCACCAACTGCATTTACAGCAGTTTTAGGTACTGTAGGTGGAACTTCTGTAGAATTATTATTAAATGCAACCGATGATTTAGGAGGAGATATAACTTATGATGTTACTTATGATGGTGGAGGCACTGCACAAACTACAGGAGCTTCAGGTGTTGAAAAATCATTAATTATTTCTGGTTTAACATCAGAAACAATGTATACTTTTATGGTTTCAGCAAGTGATGCTGCAGCTAATCCTGCAGCTAATAATGCAATATCAGTTCCTGCTACTACTTCAGCAATTATTGCTTTACCTTTTAATTTTGAAGGCACTCTTCACGGTTTTATAGGAGATGGTGGTCCAGGAGTAACAAATGGTGCAGGAAATGATGTGCTTGAAATTACAGCAGGTGTATCGGATTGGGATAATGCTCAAGTAACTTTTACTGATCCAATTGATCTTTCGAATGAATTCAATAATACTTTAAGATTTACAATACAGTCAACAACAGCTGCAGCAGGAGAGGTGCACCAACATGGTGTTAGTTTCCAAGGTGGTGGTGGTGCTCTTGAAGCGAATTTTCAAACTGTAGGAACAGATGTTTTAAATGTAGAATTAAATTTCAATGCAGGTTTAGGCTCAAGAGAAAAAATGATAATTTTTACAGATGTTGGAGATTTAGGTGGCATAGCTGCTACTCCAAACCAAGCTGGTATGAATACTGCTAGTCTTTCTGGCACATACATTATAGATAATATATCTTTAGGAGCAGATCCAGAAACGTGTGATGATGGTATAATGAATCAAGACGAAACAGATATAGATTGTGGAGGTGCAAATTGTTTACCTTGTGATGTAACAGCACCAACAGCGTTTACTGCTGCAGCTGGAACTATTGGCGCATTTTCAGTAGAGTTGTTGTTAAATGCAACAGATGATTCTGCAGGAACTATAACTTATGACATCTCTTATAATGGAGGCGCAAATACAGTACAGACCACTGGAGATTCTGGAGTAGAAACTTCTTTTTCAGTAGGAGGGCTTATGGAAAACACAGCATATACATTTGAAGTATCTGCAAGTGATGCGGCAGGAAATTCTGCAGCTAATAACGCTATTACAGTAATGGCTACAACAGTAGTAGATACTAGTACACCTTGTGCAGGTTTCTCTAATGAAGCACTTGAAGGATCTTGGTCTCAAGGAATTAATTATACCTTTGTTACAAGTGGAACAGATGTTACAGTTACTTTTGAAGTATTAGATACAGATAAACCGGGTCTTAATCCAGAAATTTTTGTTGAGCCATCTACTTTCTTACCAATGGATCAATCTGGAGCTCCAACTTACACCTATATATTTACAGGTCAAACTGATGGAACAGATTTAATGTTTTCTTTACGTGCTGCATATGCAGGTGGTTTAGTAAGATCTAAAATATTTACTTACACAGTAGGAGATGATTGTGCAGCTTTAGCTAATGATGATTGTGCATCTGCTTCTGTTTTAAATGTAGGGATTCTTGTTAATGGAGATACTACTAACGCAACAGATTCTGGAGTAGCTGCTGGTACTTGTGGAGCTGCTGGTGGAGATCAAGATATTTGGTATTCGTTTACAGCTACTGCACAAATGGTTACTGATGGAGCTAATTTTACAACAGATGCAGATCACGTAGTCGTTTATTCTGGTGATTGTACAACACCTACTGAGATTGCTTGTTTAGCAACTGGAGAAAACACTCCTGTTTTAGTAGATGGAACAACTTATCTAGTAAGAGTTTACAATTCTGGTATTGCAAAAGTAGCTGGACCTACAGCAATTACTCTAAATGAAGGTTCTTTATCTACTAGAGATTTCAATTCTAACTCAATTTTCTCTTACTATCCAAACCCAATAAATAATACGTTAACATTAAACGCGCAACAAGCGATTTCTAATGTAACAGTATTTAATATGTTAGGTCAAGAAGTTATTAAAACAGCACCAGATGCAGTATCTAATAATGTTGACATGTCTAACTTACAATCTGGAGCTTACTTTGTACAAGTAACGGTTGGAACAGCAGTAGAAACTGTAAGAGTTATTAAAAACTAA